A single genomic interval of Blastopirellula marina harbors:
- a CDS encoding ABC transporter permease encodes MNKDRFTWRSIVLPAIVFLLTIAIWECIVLTGVLETYILPSPYSVAQTMWQRGGDLAGYTFRTGIVAVSGFLTSVVLGVGISLVFSQSAIIRQSGYPYAIFFQTVPIVAVAPLVIAIFGYGMLSVVVVTTMISLFPIITSTTTGLITVDQGLLDLFRLNNATRWQILWKLQFPGAIRYLLTGMKTSAGLAVVGAIVGEFFAGYSSGGQGLGYFILISQNQTSTANLFAGTICSTLLGVIVFISISTLGRLFLHRWTGEG; translated from the coding sequence ATGAACAAAGATCGCTTCACCTGGCGCTCGATTGTCTTGCCGGCGATTGTCTTTCTGTTGACGATTGCCATCTGGGAATGCATCGTCCTGACGGGCGTGCTGGAGACATACATTTTGCCGAGTCCCTACAGCGTAGCGCAAACCATGTGGCAGCGTGGCGGAGACCTTGCCGGCTACACCTTTCGCACCGGGATTGTCGCCGTGAGCGGCTTTTTAACGTCGGTTGTTCTTGGGGTGGGAATCTCGCTCGTCTTTTCCCAATCTGCGATCATCCGACAAAGTGGTTACCCCTATGCGATCTTCTTTCAAACGGTCCCGATTGTTGCCGTCGCGCCGTTGGTAATCGCGATCTTTGGTTACGGCATGCTGAGTGTGGTAGTCGTGACGACGATGATCAGCTTGTTTCCGATCATTACCAGCACGACTACCGGACTGATCACCGTTGATCAGGGGCTGCTCGATTTGTTCCGCTTGAACAACGCCACCCGTTGGCAGATCTTGTGGAAGCTGCAATTTCCCGGCGCGATCCGTTACCTGCTAACCGGCATGAAAACCAGCGCTGGGCTGGCGGTGGTCGGGGCGATCGTGGGGGAATTTTTCGCTGGGTATAGCAGTGGCGGACAAGGACTGGGATACTTCATCCTGATTTCACAAAATCAAACGAGCACCGCTAACCTATTTGCTGGCACCATTTGTAGTACGTTGTTGGGGGTGATTGTTTTCATTTCAATTTCGACCCTGGGACGATTGTTCCTGCATCGTTGGACGGGAGAGGGATAG
- a CDS encoding histidine phosphatase family protein, which produces MSDSIPADQCTMFLVRHGATDLNLKVPTVLQGNGIDGPLAAIGREQAALTGTFLKSYAFDAVYASPMARAQETAGIIAPGRSIEIVPDIIEGNVGRWLGKNWDQIAAEDPEEYQKHLDDPAENPYPEGESAKDIARRSVPAITKLMQENLGRRILVVAHSIVIRVVLAHLYQIPLKSYRAIELDNCSVSRLHYHDEKLKVIVANSNFHLDPLSQ; this is translated from the coding sequence ATGAGCGATTCGATTCCTGCCGATCAGTGCACGATGTTTCTCGTCCGACATGGGGCGACCGATTTGAATTTGAAGGTGCCGACCGTGCTACAAGGCAACGGTATCGACGGACCGTTGGCCGCAATTGGTCGCGAGCAAGCGGCTCTGACCGGCACCTTTCTCAAGTCTTATGCCTTTGATGCCGTTTACGCCAGCCCGATGGCCCGAGCCCAGGAAACCGCCGGGATCATTGCCCCTGGCCGTTCGATCGAAATCGTGCCCGATATCATCGAAGGGAACGTGGGGCGTTGGCTTGGTAAGAACTGGGATCAGATCGCTGCTGAAGACCCTGAAGAGTACCAAAAACATCTCGACGACCCTGCCGAGAATCCGTACCCGGAAGGGGAGTCGGCCAAGGATATTGCTCGTCGAAGCGTGCCAGCGATCACCAAGTTGATGCAAGAGAACCTCGGTCGTCGGATCTTAGTCGTGGCCCACAGCATCGTGATTCGCGTGGTCCTGGCACACCTGTATCAGATTCCGCTGAAGTCGTATCGCGCGATCGAACTCGATAACTGCTCGGTCAGTCGGCTTCATTATCATGACGAGAAGCTGAAGGTGATTGTCGCCAACTCCAACTTTCACCTCGATCCACTCTCTCAATAG
- a CDS encoding ABC transporter substrate-binding protein, with protein MAQRMTVGLLLAVTLFLFGCTGSGPKTETVDGKTLRKVKLALNWFPEAEHGGFYTAQLQGYFAEEGLDVEIIPGGPGAPVIPQVARGAIEFGIASADQIPLGRAEGANVVAMMAPIDKSPRCFLVHEASGIKTLEELKDCTLAMSSGRAFAEYLKKHVPLKNVRIVPYDGSITAFLRDPNFAQQGYEFSEPFLATEEGAKVRVLPIRDIGFNPYTSVLFTSDKLNDSDPELIAAMTRACIKGWKTYLTDPLETNKHLESLNPELSPGVLSFGVEAIKPLTIVDQPSYGQMTLERWKTLTDQLVEIEMLKKDAVKPEDCFNETK; from the coding sequence GTGGCACAACGCATGACGGTCGGGCTGCTGCTTGCAGTTACACTTTTCCTGTTCGGCTGCACCGGTAGTGGGCCCAAGACAGAAACGGTCGATGGTAAAACGCTTCGCAAAGTGAAGCTGGCCCTGAACTGGTTTCCAGAAGCCGAACACGGCGGTTTTTACACCGCGCAGCTTCAAGGTTACTTCGCCGAAGAGGGGCTTGATGTCGAGATCATCCCCGGTGGACCAGGGGCGCCGGTGATTCCTCAGGTTGCTCGCGGCGCCATCGAGTTCGGCATTGCCTCCGCCGATCAAATTCCTCTTGGCCGTGCAGAAGGTGCGAACGTGGTCGCGATGATGGCCCCGATTGATAAAAGTCCGCGCTGTTTCCTGGTGCACGAAGCTTCCGGTATCAAAACGCTTGAAGAGCTTAAAGACTGCACGCTGGCGATGAGCAGTGGCCGAGCTTTCGCGGAATACCTGAAGAAGCACGTTCCGTTAAAGAATGTCCGCATTGTTCCTTACGACGGTAGCATCACCGCGTTCCTGCGAGATCCGAACTTCGCCCAGCAAGGCTATGAATTCAGCGAGCCGTTTCTGGCCACCGAAGAAGGCGCCAAGGTTCGTGTACTGCCGATTCGCGATATCGGATTCAATCCGTATACGAGCGTGTTGTTTACCTCCGATAAGCTCAACGATAGCGACCCAGAGTTAATCGCGGCGATGACCCGCGCGTGCATCAAGGGTTGGAAAACCTATCTGACCGATCCGCTGGAAACGAACAAGCATCTCGAGTCACTCAATCCTGAGCTCTCACCTGGTGTGTTGAGTTTCGGTGTCGAGGCGATCAAACCGTTGACCATTGTCGACCAACCGAGCTACGGCCAGATGACGCTTGAGCGATGGAAGACGCTGACCGACCAGTTGGTCGAAATCGAGATGTTGAAGAAAGACGCTGTCAAACCGGAAGACTGTTTTAACGAGACAAAATGA